Genomic segment of Colletotrichum destructivum chromosome 5, complete sequence:
AGGCGATATTTCGACGCCCGATGTAGTTAGTCGCTACATCGTCAGATGTTCTCTGGGGGAGAGGCAATGGTTCCGTTATGAATGGGAGCCCTTCTCCCGCCGTTTGCCTGGaatccttttctctttccttgCTTCTTCTTTACCCCCATCTCTGCAACTGTCAAGAAGCCAGAGACGACGGCGTGCGTTCTCAGTCGTGCAGACATCTTTGTCTGCGTCCTTTCGTTGATCCCAGATCACCATCACACTCTttccacggcctcggccaccttACAATCATTGCAGAATACATACACACGGATACTCCCTAATTCCCTAATCACCATCAACCGTAAAAATGCTCTTCAAGAAGTCTttccttgccgccgcggccatcaGCCCGGCCCTGGCACATTCCTCATCGCAACCCCAGAGCAAGGCTCCTTCGTCCTTTGGGGGACTCAGCCTTTACTGGGGACAGTACGGGGATCCTTCCGACCGGCTGTCCAGCTACTGTGATGCCCCCGGCGTCACCTCCGTTGCCGTGTCTTTCGTTACATACTCTCCCAAGAACAGCGGTGGATATCCCGGCACCAACTTCGCCGGCcactgcggcggcgaggtcttTTACAAAAACCCGAAGACTGGAGAGGACACCAAGTTGATCATGAACTGCGACTACATCAAGCAGGACATCAAGCACTGCCAGTCCAAGGGCATCAAGGTCCTTCTAGCTATCGGCGGCTACTGTCCGACTGATGGCCCCTGCAGCTACGACATCTCCAGCGAAGATGAGGGTCACCAGTTCGCCGAGCTTCTGCACAAGACTTTCGGTCCTTACGACCCGACCTGGTCCGGCCCCCGTCCCTTCGATATCAGTGCCACCGAACACGTCTCTGTCGACGGTTTCGATTTCGACCTCGAATTCAAGTACCGTAGGTTCCAGACCCGACTCCAGGCAGTCTGCCCCTTATTCGGGATGCGAGTGACTAACACGGCCCACAGCCAACCAGAAGCCCTGGATCAGGATGGTTGAGAAGCTCCGCAGCGTCGGCATCTACTACATCTCTGCCGCCCCCCAGTGCCCGACTTCGGACACATACTTCCAGCTCAAAGAGCTCATCTACAACGCCCAGTTCGACTCCCTCTTCATCCAGTTCTACAACaaccccggctgccaggcCTCCGATACCCCCAACTACGACGATTGGGAGAACGTTATCTCACAAACCTCCAAGAGCAAGGACGCCAAGCTCTACatcggcgtcctcgccagcCCCGGCGCGGGGTGGAACGGCTATGTCCCTCCCTCCAGGGTCAAGGAGCTGATCTGCAAGTTCAAGAGCAGGCCGCACTTTGGAGGCGTTAACATCTGGGACGCGACCCGTGGCGCCATGAACCAGATCGACGGCCAGGCCTTccacgaggccgtcgccgatgctCTCAAGTACGGCTGCGACCCCATTCCTCCCAAGACGTCAACCACCAgcgtctcgacctcgactCCAACCTCGTCCTTGGTCTCTTCGACCGCCATCTCGTCTACCGCCGTCTCCACAACTTCTTCGGCCAGCTCCACCGTTAGCTCCGAGTCTGTCAGCTCCAGCCACTCGGCGTCTGCTTCGGCGTCtgcttcggcttcgtcgtctgTCTCTGCCTCCGTTTCTGCCTCCGTCTCAGCTTCCGCTTCCGCCTCCCAAACCGGTACTGAATCCGTGTCTACTTCCACTTCTCCCAGcgcctctgcttctgcttctgccaGCGCCTCCGTCACCGAGTCGGCTACTCACACCAGTACCATCACTTCACTtagcagcagcgccagcgTTTCCGCCAGCGCCTCTGCTTCTGCCAGCGCCTCCGTCACCGACTCGGTTACTCACTCTAGTATCATTACTTCACTgagcagcagcgccagcatTTCCGCCAGCTCTTCTGCAACCAAGTCCGCTACCACCTCCGACACATgcgatgaggatgacgaggacttCCCGACCACGACATTGAGCAACTCTCACTCTGCTACTCCCACCGTCACTGGTACCGTTACCGGCCCCACGAGCTCTGCTGATGTCACCAAGACGGCTTCTGACTCTGCCACCGGATCTGCCACCGGATCTGCCACCGGATCTGCCACCGGCTCTGTCTCGGACAAGCCCACCGGAACTGCTTCCGTCACCGAGTCTGCCAAGAACACCCTCACTTCCTCCGAGGAGCTGGTGACCAGCACCGTCTACACCACGAAGATTACCAC
This window contains:
- a CDS encoding Putative glycoside hydrolase family 18, catalytic domain, glycoside hydrolase superfamily translates to MLFKKSFLAAAAISPALAHSSSQPQSKAPSSFGGLSLYWGQYGDPSDRLSSYCDAPGVTSVAVSFVTYSPKNSGGYPGTNFAGHCGGEVFYKNPKTGEDTKLIMNCDYIKQDIKHCQSKGIKVLLAIGGYCPTDGPCSYDISSEDEGHQFAELLHKTFGPYDPTWSGPRPFDISATEHVSVDGFDFDLEFKYPNQKPWIRMVEKLRSVGIYYISAAPQCPTSDTYFQLKELIYNAQFDSLFIQFYNNPGCQASDTPNYDDWENVISQTSKSKDAKLYIGVLASPGAGWNGYVPPSRVKELICKFKSRPHFGGVNIWDATRGAMNQIDGQAFHEAVADALKYGCDPIPPKTSTTSVSTSTPTSSLVSSTAISSTAVSTTSSASSTVSSESVSSSHSASASASASASSSVSASVSASVSASASASQTGTESVSTSTSPSASASASASASVTESATHTSTITSLSSSASVSASASASASASVTDSVTHSSIITSLSSSASISASSSATKSATTSDTCDEDDEDFPTTTLSNSHSATPTVTGTVTGPTSSADVTKTASDSATGSATGSATGSATGSVSDKPTGTASVTESAKNTLTSSEELVTSTVYTTKITTVTSCKPEVPCTTGQVVTETVPWYTTVCPATSTSSVVAVTTTTAPPPPPQWVTSTVYATNTYTITSCAPDIPYCPVGQVTTEVVPAYTTVCPYTSTTPAGDSSSKPSGDAQVPSKPSDNVPHPPKSTGEAPKPPVSQGGDKPSGDVSKPTGSQGGNQPSGDAPKPTTTPAGPGGEKCPGGKHCPGGDEDKTTFIYTTLTVPVTVVKHNSTILGTGSSYKPTPTGGFPSYTTAAPVPSKPVQAGAAKIGGLGVAGFAALAAALLL